One genomic window of Geodermatophilus sp. DSM 44513 includes the following:
- a CDS encoding ABC transporter permease — protein sequence MSTQAPTRTGQPSRGPLTDLLMGGGRARRVVWLLAGLWLLFSLVRVVSGEQELTSSSTLSAALLLAVPIGLAALGGLWSERAGVVNIGLEGMMILGTWGAGWAGYQWGWAGAVVGGLVFGAAGGLLHAIATVTFGVDHVVSGVAINILAEGVVRFLSELLFTEGSGGGPTQSPSLSSEPPSFSLPVLSSGPDLLGDLERQGWFGVSDLAGLLRGLTSGVGLLTLAAVLLVPVSYLLLWRTAFGLRLRACGENPAAADSLGVPVYRLKYLAVIVSGALAGLGGVFLVFVAGIYREGQTGGRGFIGLAALIFGNWRPGGLAAGAGLFGFADALQLRSQTAVVALLLLVAVLLAGVAAYQARRRKIVQAVLAGAFAVAALVGFLTVERLPEGIVFFTPHLTTLLVLSLASQRLRPPKADGLVYRRGEH from the coding sequence ATGAGCACCCAGGCACCCACCCGCACCGGGCAGCCCAGCCGTGGCCCGCTCACCGACCTGCTCATGGGCGGCGGCCGGGCCCGGCGGGTGGTCTGGCTGCTCGCCGGCCTGTGGCTGCTGTTCTCGCTGGTCCGGGTGGTCTCCGGCGAGCAGGAGCTCACCTCGTCCTCGACCCTGTCCGCGGCCCTGCTGCTCGCCGTCCCCATCGGCCTGGCGGCCCTCGGCGGGCTGTGGTCCGAACGCGCGGGCGTGGTCAACATCGGCCTCGAGGGGATGATGATCCTCGGCACCTGGGGCGCCGGCTGGGCCGGCTACCAGTGGGGCTGGGCCGGCGCGGTGGTCGGCGGGCTGGTCTTCGGCGCGGCCGGCGGCCTGCTGCACGCGATCGCCACGGTCACCTTCGGCGTGGACCACGTCGTCTCCGGCGTGGCGATCAACATCCTCGCCGAGGGCGTCGTCCGCTTCCTGTCCGAGCTGCTGTTCACCGAGGGCAGCGGCGGCGGCCCGACCCAGTCCCCGTCGCTGTCCAGCGAGCCGCCGTCGTTCTCCCTGCCGGTGCTGTCCTCCGGCCCGGACCTGCTCGGCGACCTGGAGCGCCAGGGCTGGTTCGGCGTCAGCGACCTGGCCGGGCTGCTGCGCGGGCTGACGAGCGGGGTGGGCCTGCTCACCCTGGCGGCCGTGCTGCTCGTCCCGGTCTCCTACCTGCTGCTGTGGCGGACCGCCTTCGGCCTGCGGCTGCGCGCCTGCGGGGAGAACCCCGCCGCCGCGGACTCCCTGGGCGTGCCGGTCTACCGGCTGAAGTACCTGGCGGTCATCGTGTCCGGGGCCCTGGCCGGCCTGGGCGGTGTCTTCCTCGTCTTCGTCGCCGGCATCTACCGCGAGGGGCAGACCGGCGGCCGCGGCTTCATCGGCCTGGCCGCGCTGATCTTCGGCAACTGGCGGCCCGGCGGGCTGGCGGCCGGCGCGGGCCTGTTCGGCTTCGCCGACGCCCTGCAGCTGCGCAGCCAGACCGCGGTCGTCGCGCTGCTGCTGCTCGTCGCCGTCCTGCTCGCCGGGGTCGCCGCCTACCAGGCGCGGCGCCGCAAGATCGTGCAAGCCGTGCTCGCCGGGGCCTTTGCGGTGGCTGCGCTCGTCGGCTTCCTCACCGTCGAGCGGCTGCCCGAGGGCATCGTCTTCTTCACCCCGCACCTCACCACGCTGCTGGTGCTGTCGCTGGCCTCCCAGCGGCTGCGCCCACCCAAGGCCGACGGTCTGGTCTACCGGCGGGGGGAGCACTA
- a CDS encoding ABC transporter permease: MSGLRRVALSLFGPVLAVVVALVISAVVIALIGEDPARAFGVMTDLGDSPSQQVQSIVVILNRAVPLFLAGLAVAVAFRMGLFNIGVEGQYRLATILAAAVGAAVALPGPLHVLLIVVVAMAVGALWAGIVGVLKVTRGVSEVISSIMLNFIALGLASFLLTGPLRGSPPGASIITTSEIPESGRVPSLNGLLTALGLAEPRSALHGFLPVAVVVGVVVAVLLQRTRFGFDLRATGLSPSAATASGVDARGMVVKTMLISGAIAGLIGLPDLLGVQYDYGTEFTAGLGFLGIAVALLGRSSPLGIALAALLFAFLDRAALPLQFADIPASVVTIIQGTIVLAVVVANEIARRLALRSAERAGATDGPGPDPGADGAAPPTAPDGGQRVQTGVPGTPEDVRR; the protein is encoded by the coding sequence ATGAGTGGTCTGCGCCGGGTGGCGCTGTCGCTGTTCGGCCCGGTGCTCGCCGTCGTCGTCGCGCTGGTCATCTCCGCGGTGGTCATCGCGCTCATCGGGGAGGACCCGGCCCGGGCGTTCGGCGTCATGACCGACCTCGGCGACAGCCCGTCGCAGCAGGTGCAGTCGATCGTGGTCATCCTCAACCGGGCGGTGCCGCTGTTCCTGGCCGGGCTGGCCGTCGCCGTCGCGTTCCGGATGGGCCTGTTCAACATCGGCGTGGAGGGCCAGTACCGGCTGGCGACCATCCTGGCCGCCGCGGTCGGCGCCGCCGTCGCGCTGCCCGGCCCGCTGCACGTGCTGCTCATCGTCGTCGTGGCGATGGCGGTCGGCGCGCTGTGGGCCGGCATCGTCGGCGTGCTCAAGGTGACCCGCGGCGTCAGCGAGGTCATCAGCTCGATCATGCTCAACTTCATCGCGCTGGGCCTGGCGTCCTTCCTGCTCACCGGCCCGCTGCGCGGCAGCCCGCCGGGTGCCTCGATCATCACCACCAGCGAGATCCCCGAGTCCGGCCGGGTGCCCAGCCTCAACGGGCTGCTCACCGCGCTGGGCCTGGCCGAGCCGCGCAGCGCCCTGCACGGCTTCCTGCCGGTCGCCGTGGTGGTCGGCGTCGTCGTCGCGGTGCTGCTGCAGCGCACCCGCTTCGGCTTCGACCTGCGGGCCACCGGCCTGTCGCCGTCGGCGGCCACGGCCAGCGGCGTCGACGCCCGGGGCATGGTGGTCAAGACGATGCTCATCTCCGGGGCCATCGCCGGGCTGATCGGCCTGCCGGACCTGCTCGGCGTGCAGTACGACTACGGCACCGAGTTCACCGCGGGGCTGGGCTTCCTCGGCATCGCCGTCGCGCTGCTGGGCCGCAGCTCCCCGCTGGGCATCGCGCTGGCCGCGCTGCTGTTCGCCTTCCTCGACCGCGCGGCGCTGCCGCTGCAGTTCGCCGACATCCCGGCCTCGGTCGTCACGATCATCCAGGGCACGATCGTGCTCGCCGTCGTCGTCGCCAACGAGATCGCCCGCCGGCTGGCGCTGCGCTCCGCCGAGCGGGCCGGCGCGACCGACGGTCCCGGCCCCGACCCGGGCGCGGACGGCGCGGCCCCGCCCACGGCCCCCGACGGCGGGCAGCGGGTGCAGACCGGTGTCCCCGGCACCCCCGAGGACGTGCGGCGATGA
- a CDS encoding ABC transporter ATP-binding protein, giving the protein MAATDPPAHGRPAAAEAPLAVELRGITKRFPGVVANRDIELRVRRGEVHAVVGENGAGKSTLMKTLYGEHRPDEGQILVDGREVVLRSPADAIAAGIGMVHQHFMLADNFTVLENVVLGSEPTRGGRLDLAEARRRITDISDRYALGLQPDALVEDLGVGDRQRVEIAKVLYRDARILILDEPTAVLVPQEVDELFANLAELKREGLTVVFISHKLDEVRRVADAITVIRRGTTVGTADPRTTTARQLAELMVGAELPTPETRESTVRETPVLQLTGVTVRDAGARPVVDDVTLTVREGEVVGIAGVEGNGQAELVDAVMGLRPLAAGTVLLGGQDVTGWSTRARREAGVGFIPEDRHRQGMLLDAPLWENRILGHQTRPPAVKGPFIDRRGARADTARIMREYDVRAPGPDTLAVALSGGNQQKLIVGREMSAGPRLLVAAHPTRGVDVGAQAVIWELLKDARAEGLGIVLVSADLDELIGLSDTLHVMLRGRLVATLDPGQVTPEELGGHMTGARTAGAA; this is encoded by the coding sequence ATGGCGGCAACGGACCCGCCAGCGCACGGCCGGCCGGCGGCGGCCGAGGCCCCACTCGCCGTCGAGCTGCGCGGGATCACCAAGCGGTTCCCGGGCGTCGTGGCCAACCGCGACATCGAGCTGCGGGTGCGCCGCGGCGAGGTGCACGCCGTCGTGGGCGAGAACGGCGCCGGCAAGTCGACGCTGATGAAGACCCTCTACGGCGAGCACCGCCCCGACGAGGGGCAGATCCTCGTCGACGGCCGCGAGGTGGTCCTGCGCAGCCCGGCCGACGCGATCGCCGCCGGCATCGGCATGGTCCACCAGCACTTCATGCTGGCCGACAACTTCACCGTCCTGGAGAACGTCGTCCTGGGCAGCGAGCCCACCCGCGGCGGCCGGCTGGACCTCGCCGAGGCCCGCCGCCGGATCACCGACATCTCCGACCGCTACGCCCTGGGGCTGCAGCCGGACGCCCTCGTGGAGGACCTCGGCGTCGGCGACCGGCAGCGCGTGGAGATCGCCAAGGTGCTCTACCGCGACGCCCGCATCCTGATCCTCGACGAGCCGACCGCCGTCCTCGTGCCCCAGGAGGTCGACGAGCTGTTCGCCAACCTCGCCGAGCTCAAGCGGGAGGGCCTGACGGTCGTGTTCATCTCCCACAAGCTCGACGAGGTCCGCCGGGTCGCCGACGCGATCACCGTCATCCGCCGCGGCACCACCGTGGGCACCGCCGACCCGCGCACGACGACGGCCCGCCAGCTGGCCGAGCTGATGGTCGGCGCCGAGCTGCCCACCCCGGAGACCCGCGAGTCGACCGTGCGCGAGACCCCGGTGCTGCAGCTGACCGGCGTGACGGTGCGCGACGCTGGGGCGCGCCCGGTGGTGGACGACGTCACGCTCACCGTGCGCGAGGGCGAGGTCGTCGGCATCGCCGGCGTCGAGGGCAACGGCCAGGCCGAGCTCGTCGACGCCGTCATGGGGCTGCGCCCCCTGGCCGCCGGCACGGTGCTGCTCGGCGGGCAGGACGTCACCGGCTGGAGCACCCGCGCCCGCCGGGAGGCCGGCGTCGGCTTCATCCCCGAGGACCGGCACCGCCAGGGCATGCTGCTGGACGCGCCGCTGTGGGAGAACCGCATCCTCGGCCACCAGACCCGCCCACCGGCGGTCAAGGGCCCCTTCATCGACCGCCGCGGCGCCCGCGCCGACACCGCCCGCATCATGCGCGAGTACGACGTCCGCGCCCCGGGGCCGGACACCCTCGCCGTCGCGCTGTCCGGCGGCAACCAGCAGAAGCTGATCGTCGGCCGCGAGATGAGCGCCGGCCCGCGGCTGCTGGTCGCCGCCCACCCGACCCGGGGGGTGGACGTCGGCGCCCAGGCGGTGATCTGGGAGCTGCTCAAGGACGCCCGCGCCGAGGGGCTGGGCATCGTGCTGGTCTCCGCCGACCTCGACGAGCTGATCGGCCTGTCCGACACCCTGCACGTCATGCTGCGCGGGCGGCTGGTGGCCACCCTGGACCCCGGCCAGGTCACCCCCGAGGAGCTGGGCGGGCACATGACCGGCGCGCGCACGGCGGGTGCGGCATGA
- a CDS encoding BMP family ABC transporter substrate-binding protein, with translation MRRKMRAASLLIAGSMVLAACASDETAATGGGEGGGGGSPAAEELRVGLAYDTGGRGDRSFNDSAYTGAAAAVDALGGELQEFSPNEDASNRGEGLASLAEQGFDPVIAVGFNYDEVIAEVAPQFPETTFAQVDGSNADGAKGENVTGLIFAEEEGSFLAGVAAALKSEAAHIGFVGGVESPLIEKFEAGYVAGAQAVNPQIRVDRQYISPAGDFSGFSDPARGQIVAQGMYDAGADIVYHAAGGSGIGVFQAAAASGNRAIGVDSDQFLTVSDPALQAVIMTSMLKRVDNAVEQFINDYAEGNVTGATDVLNDLSTEGIALATSGGFIDDIQDDVDGFAQQITDGTITVPTTIE, from the coding sequence GTGCGCCGCAAGATGAGGGCCGCCTCGCTGCTGATCGCAGGCAGCATGGTCCTGGCCGCCTGTGCCAGCGACGAGACCGCCGCGACCGGTGGCGGCGAGGGCGGTGGCGGGGGCAGCCCGGCCGCCGAGGAGCTGCGGGTGGGCCTGGCCTACGACACCGGCGGCCGCGGCGACCGGTCGTTCAACGACTCCGCCTACACCGGCGCCGCCGCGGCGGTCGACGCGCTCGGCGGCGAACTGCAGGAGTTCAGCCCCAACGAGGACGCCTCCAACCGCGGCGAGGGCCTGGCCAGCCTGGCCGAGCAGGGCTTCGACCCGGTCATCGCCGTCGGCTTCAACTACGACGAGGTCATCGCCGAGGTCGCCCCGCAGTTCCCCGAGACCACCTTCGCCCAGGTCGACGGGTCCAACGCCGACGGCGCCAAGGGCGAGAACGTCACCGGCCTGATCTTCGCCGAGGAGGAGGGCTCCTTCCTCGCCGGCGTCGCCGCGGCGCTGAAGAGCGAGGCCGCCCACATCGGCTTCGTCGGCGGCGTGGAGAGCCCGCTGATCGAGAAGTTCGAGGCCGGCTACGTCGCCGGCGCGCAGGCGGTGAACCCGCAGATCCGCGTCGACCGGCAGTACATCTCGCCGGCCGGTGACTTCTCCGGCTTCAGCGACCCGGCCCGCGGCCAGATCGTGGCCCAGGGCATGTACGACGCCGGGGCCGACATCGTCTACCACGCGGCGGGCGGCTCGGGCATCGGCGTCTTCCAGGCCGCCGCGGCCTCCGGCAACCGCGCGATCGGGGTCGACTCCGACCAGTTCCTGACCGTCAGCGACCCGGCGCTGCAGGCGGTGATCATGACGTCGATGCTCAAGCGGGTCGACAACGCCGTCGAGCAGTTCATCAACGACTACGCCGAGGGCAACGTCACCGGTGCCACCGACGTGCTCAACGACCTGTCCACCGAGGGCATCGCGCTGGCCACGTCCGGCGGCTTCATCGACGACATCCAGGACGACGTCGACGGCTTCGCCCAGCAGATCACCGACGGCACCATCACGGTCCCGACGACGATCGAGTGA
- a CDS encoding YihY/virulence factor BrkB family protein, with protein MSATRTERPAPAAAESPPPGGRWSRVTGLPARWQRRVDRLRRRLPWFDHLARAGGRYQRTQGDLMAAGVTYFVFLGLVPVLLLVASVIGLVLAGNELLQQELYSAIRESFPGSTGRQITDELGGAVGSAGLTGLIGLAGFLYAGLRAMDKLRLGMERTWKGRVDEPEFLRDNLQDVLALVALGLLGLLGLGFTGLVTQATGWLLELSGLAEAPGLPLLTAVLGITLALATDVVVFLWLLKVVPSTAHPVRRLLPGALFGAAGLEVLKLIGSLYLSLISGSVTASAFGGAVGILIWLNVVCRFAFFTAAWTATLPGVQGDARVVAEGPDPAVPPADGRAVVAAR; from the coding sequence GTGAGCGCCACCCGGACCGAGCGCCCCGCGCCCGCCGCCGCCGAGAGCCCGCCGCCCGGCGGGCGGTGGTCCCGGGTGACCGGGCTGCCCGCCCGGTGGCAGCGCCGGGTGGACCGGCTGCGCCGCCGCCTGCCGTGGTTCGACCACCTGGCCCGCGCGGGCGGCCGGTACCAGCGCACCCAGGGCGACCTCATGGCCGCCGGCGTCACCTACTTCGTCTTCCTCGGCCTGGTGCCGGTGCTGCTGCTGGTCGCGTCGGTCATCGGGTTGGTGCTGGCGGGCAACGAGCTGCTGCAGCAGGAGCTCTACAGCGCCATCCGGGAGAGCTTCCCCGGCTCGACCGGCCGGCAGATCACCGACGAGCTCGGCGGGGCGGTCGGGTCGGCCGGCCTCACCGGGCTGATCGGCCTGGCCGGTTTCCTGTACGCCGGGCTGCGGGCCATGGACAAGCTGCGGCTGGGGATGGAGCGCACCTGGAAGGGCCGCGTCGACGAGCCGGAGTTCCTGCGGGACAACCTGCAGGACGTGCTCGCGCTGGTGGCCCTCGGGCTGCTCGGCCTGCTGGGCCTCGGGTTCACCGGACTGGTGACCCAGGCGACCGGGTGGCTGCTGGAGCTCTCCGGCCTGGCCGAGGCCCCCGGCCTGCCGCTGCTCACCGCGGTGCTCGGCATCACGCTGGCACTGGCCACCGACGTCGTCGTCTTCCTGTGGCTGCTCAAGGTGGTGCCCTCGACCGCCCACCCGGTGCGCCGGCTGCTGCCCGGCGCGCTGTTCGGCGCCGCCGGCCTGGAGGTGCTCAAGCTGATCGGCAGCCTCTACCTGTCGTTGATCTCCGGCAGCGTCACCGCGTCGGCGTTCGGCGGCGCGGTCGGCATCCTGATCTGGCTCAACGTCGTCTGCCGGTTCGCCTTCTTCACCGCCGCGTGGACGGCGACCCTGCCCGGGGTGCAGGGCGACGCCCGCGTGGTGGCCGAGGGGCCGGACCCCGCGGTGCCCCCGGCCGACGGTCGGGCGGTGGTCGCAGCCCGCTGA
- a CDS encoding 2'-5' RNA ligase family protein produces the protein MNEDTFSFEPVRPRPVTGTGTAVLGVVVPIPEPWSQLFVDWRAKVGDPQAGSVPPHVTLLPPTEVPAGDRAAISRHLAEVARAHPPFDMHLSGTGTFAPVSSVVFVAVARGIGNCELIANDVRRGPLTRSLAYPYHPHVTVAHDVAADMLELAYCGLADLSAEFRVQHFTEFEQTPDGSWAVAAEYPLTGPPH, from the coding sequence GTGAACGAGGACACGTTCTCCTTCGAACCGGTCCGGCCGCGACCGGTCACGGGCACGGGCACGGCGGTGCTCGGGGTCGTCGTCCCCATCCCGGAGCCGTGGTCGCAGCTGTTCGTCGACTGGCGGGCCAAGGTCGGCGACCCGCAGGCCGGGTCGGTGCCCCCGCACGTCACGCTGCTGCCGCCCACCGAGGTGCCGGCGGGGGACCGGGCGGCGATCAGCCGGCACCTCGCCGAGGTCGCCCGCGCCCACCCGCCGTTCGACATGCACCTGTCCGGCACGGGCACCTTCGCGCCGGTCTCCTCGGTCGTGTTCGTGGCCGTGGCGCGCGGCATCGGCAACTGCGAGCTGATCGCCAACGACGTCCGCCGCGGACCGCTGACCCGGTCGCTGGCCTACCCGTACCACCCGCACGTCACCGTGGCCCACGACGTCGCGGCGGACATGCTGGAGCTCGCCTACTGCGGTCTGGCCGACCTCTCGGCGGAGTTCCGGGTGCAGCACTTCACCGAGTTCGAGCAGACGCCGGACGGCTCGTGGGCCGTCGCCGCCGAGTACCCGCTCACCGGCCCACCGCACTAG
- the trpS gene encoding tryptophan--tRNA ligase: MPPLQTSRPRVLSGIQPTAESFHLGNYLGALRQWVALQVDHEAFYCVVDLHAITVDWDPAALRRRTLVSAAQLLALGVDPDRSTLFVQSHVPEHVQLSWVMECVARFGEASRMTQFKDKSQREGTAGASVGLFTYPVLQAADILLYQADRVPVGEDQRQHLELTRDLATRFNNRFGQTFTLPEAHIVQGTAKILDLQSPDRKMSKSLPPAGCIDLLDDPAVTGKKIRSAVTDTGREVVADPDGKPGVTNLLAIHSALSGRTVTELEEHFTGRGYGDLKKELVEVVTDFVTPVRRRTRELLDDPAELQRTLARGATRAREVATRTVADAHDAVGFLPPAAGPA; the protein is encoded by the coding sequence GTGCCACCGCTCCAGACGTCACGGCCCCGCGTGCTCTCCGGCATCCAGCCGACGGCGGAGTCCTTCCACCTCGGCAACTACCTGGGTGCGCTGCGGCAGTGGGTGGCGCTGCAGGTCGACCACGAGGCCTTCTACTGCGTGGTCGACCTGCACGCGATCACCGTCGACTGGGACCCGGCCGCGCTGCGCCGGCGCACTCTCGTCTCCGCCGCCCAGCTGCTCGCCCTGGGCGTGGACCCGGACCGCAGCACGCTGTTCGTGCAGAGCCACGTCCCCGAACACGTGCAGCTGTCCTGGGTGATGGAGTGCGTGGCCCGCTTCGGCGAGGCCAGCCGGATGACGCAGTTCAAGGACAAGAGCCAGCGGGAGGGCACCGCCGGCGCCTCGGTCGGGCTGTTCACCTACCCGGTGCTGCAGGCCGCCGACATCCTGCTCTACCAGGCCGACCGGGTGCCGGTCGGTGAGGACCAGCGCCAGCACCTCGAGCTGACCCGCGACCTGGCCACCCGGTTCAACAACCGCTTCGGGCAGACGTTCACCCTGCCCGAGGCACACATCGTGCAGGGCACCGCGAAGATCCTCGACCTGCAGTCGCCGGACCGGAAGATGAGCAAGAGCCTGCCGCCGGCCGGCTGCATCGACCTGCTCGACGACCCGGCGGTGACCGGCAAGAAGATCCGCTCGGCGGTCACCGACACCGGCCGGGAGGTGGTCGCGGACCCGGACGGCAAGCCGGGGGTCACGAACCTGCTGGCCATCCACAGCGCGCTGTCCGGGCGCACCGTCACCGAGCTGGAGGAGCACTTTACCGGCCGCGGCTACGGCGACCTGAAGAAGGAGCTGGTGGAGGTGGTCACCGACTTCGTCACACCGGTGCGCCGGCGCACCCGGGAGCTGCTCGACGACCCCGCCGAGCTGCAGCGCACCCTCGCCCGGGGTGCCACCCGCGCACGGGAGGTGGCCACCCGCACGGTCGCCGACGCCCACGACGCGGTGGGCTTCCTGCCACCGGCGGCGGGGCCGGCGTGA
- the hisC gene encoding histidinol-phosphate transaminase, protein MVSARPAVQSLPAYRPGRNPADLAREIGVERAVKLASNEVAFPPLPAVVEAITAVAGETHRYPDNGAVVLTGALAQRYGVDPAQVVTGCGAVMLCQQLAQSFNDPGTAMAFAWRSFEMYPLLARVAGARAVQVPLVPGRPGGPADTHDLDALAAAVDDGTRVVFVCNPNNPTGTAVRRAPLERFLDAVPADTLVVLDEAYREFVTDPDVPDGLELMRGRPNVAVLRTFSKAWGLAGLRVGYLVAEDPAVAEAVRRTHVPFSVSTLAQAAAVAALASEEEVRRRVAAVTAERDRLTAGLRARGLDVSDSQANFVWLPVGERAAGLAAALESRAVITRPFAGEGIRVTVGTPEEDDAFLAALDAVA, encoded by the coding sequence GTGGTCAGCGCGCGACCGGCGGTGCAGTCACTGCCCGCCTACCGGCCGGGACGCAACCCCGCCGACCTCGCCCGCGAGATCGGCGTCGAGCGGGCGGTGAAGCTGGCCAGCAACGAGGTGGCCTTCCCGCCGCTGCCGGCCGTCGTCGAGGCCATCACCGCCGTGGCGGGGGAGACCCACCGCTACCCGGACAACGGCGCCGTCGTCCTCACCGGCGCGCTGGCGCAGCGCTACGGCGTCGACCCCGCCCAGGTCGTGACCGGCTGCGGCGCGGTCATGCTCTGCCAGCAGCTCGCCCAGTCCTTCAACGACCCGGGCACGGCCATGGCCTTCGCCTGGCGGTCCTTCGAGATGTACCCGCTGCTGGCCCGGGTGGCCGGGGCGCGGGCCGTGCAGGTGCCGCTGGTGCCCGGCCGCCCCGGGGGCCCGGCCGACACCCACGACCTGGACGCCCTGGCCGCCGCCGTGGACGACGGCACGCGGGTGGTCTTCGTGTGCAACCCGAACAACCCCACCGGGACGGCGGTGCGCCGGGCGCCGCTGGAGCGCTTCCTGGACGCCGTCCCGGCCGACACCCTCGTCGTCCTCGACGAGGCCTACCGGGAGTTCGTGACCGACCCCGACGTCCCCGACGGGCTGGAGCTGATGCGCGGCCGGCCCAACGTGGCGGTGCTGCGCACCTTCTCCAAGGCCTGGGGGCTGGCCGGGCTGCGGGTCGGCTACCTGGTGGCGGAGGACCCGGCCGTCGCGGAGGCGGTGCGCCGCACGCACGTGCCGTTCAGCGTCTCCACCCTGGCCCAAGCCGCCGCCGTCGCCGCCCTGGCCAGCGAGGAGGAGGTGCGCCGGCGCGTCGCGGCGGTGACCGCCGAGCGGGACCGGCTCACCGCCGGGCTGCGCGCCCGCGGGCTGGACGTCTCCGACAGCCAGGCCAACTTCGTCTGGCTGCCGGTCGGGGAACGGGCCGCCGGGCTGGCCGCCGCGCTGGAGTCCCGCGCGGTCATCACCCGGCCGTTCGCCGGCGAGGGGATCCGCGTCACCGTCGGCACGCCCGAGGAGGACGACGCCTTCCTCGCCGCCCTGGATGCCGTCGCGTGA